In Naumovozyma castellii chromosome 1, complete genome, one DNA window encodes the following:
- the VPS4 gene encoding AAA family ATPase VPS4 (ancestral locus Anc_7.530), whose translation MSTGDFLSKGIELVQKAIDYDTATQYEEAYTAYYNGLDYLMLALKYEKNAKSKELIRAKFTEYLNRAEQLKQHLEANEKGKEGSVGTNSSSNGGSKDAKKISNDEDNEDSKKLRGALSGAILSEKPNVKWEDVAGLEGAKEALKEAVILPVKFPHLFKGNRKPTSGILLYGPPGTGKSYLAKAVATEANSTFFSVSSSDLVSKWMGESEKLVKQLFTMARENSPSIIFIDEVDALTGQRGEGESEASRRIKTELLVQMNGVGNESNGVLVLGATNIPWQLDSAIRRRFERRIYIPLPDLAARTKMFEINVGDTPCVLTKEDYRTLGQMTEGYSGSDIAVAVKDALMQPIRKIQGATHFKNVSDDDEHKKLTPCSPGDKDAIEMSWTDIEADELQEPELTIKDFLKAIKTTRPTVNDEDLHKQEQFTRDFGQEGN comes from the coding sequence ATGAGTACAGGAGATTTCTTGAGTAAGGGTATTGAGTTAGTTCAAAAGGCTATTGATTATGATACAGCGACACAATATGAGGAAGCATACACAGCATATTATAATGGATTAGATTATCTAATGCTTGCATTAAAGTATGAAAAGAATGCGAAATCTAAAGAGTTAATAAGAGCTAAATTTACAGAGTATTTAAATAGAGCCGAGCAACTGAAACAACATTTGGAAGCTAATGAAAAGGGAAAGGAGGGTAGTGTCGGCACTAATTCATCCAGTAATGGAGGTTCGAAGGATGCTAAGAAGATATCTAATGAcgaagataatgaagacAGTAAGAAGTTGAGAGGTGCACTTTCAGGAGCTATTCTTTCAGAAAAGCCAAATGTCAAATGGGAGGATGTTGCTGGTTTGGAAGGTGCGAAAGAAGCTTTGAAGGAAGCAGTTATCCTACCCGTGAAATTTCCTCATCTATTTAAGGGGAATCGTAAACCAACTTCAGGTATCCTGTTGTATGGCCCTCCGGGGACAGGTAAATCGTATTTGGCCAAGGCAGTCGCCACTGAGGCAAATTCCACTTTTTTCAGTGTTTCATCGAGTGACTTGGTCTCTAAGTGGATGGGTgaatctgaaaaattagtgAAACAATTGTTTACGATGGCAAGAGAAAACAGTCCTtctatcatcttcatcgaTGAGGTGGATGCTTTGACAGGACAGAGAGGTGAAGGTGAAAGTGAAGCAAGCAGAAGAATCAAGACAGAATTATTGGTACAGATGAATGGTGTCGGAAACGAATCAAATGGTGTGCTGGTCCTTGGGGCAACAAATATACCTTGGCAACTAGATAGTGCtataagaagaagatttgaaaggagaatatatattccaCTACCTGATTTAGCTGCAAGAACCAAAATGTTTGAAATTAACGTCGGCGACACACCATGTGTATTGaccaaagaagattatAGAACTTTGGGCCAAATGACGGAAGGTTATTCAGGAAGTGATATAGCTGTTGCCGTTAAGGATGCATTAATGCAACCAATCAGAAAAATTCAAGGTGCAACTCATTTTAAAAATGtatcagatgatgatgaacaCAAGAAGTTGACACCATGTTCACCGGGAGATAAAGATGCCATTGAGATGAGTTGGACAGATATTGAGGCTGATGAACTGCAAGAACCAGAACTGACCATAAAGGATTTCTTAAAGGCTATAAAAACCACTAGACCTACagttaatgatgaagatttgCATAAGCAGGAACAATTTACCAGAGATTTTGGCCAAGAAGGTAATTAA
- the CSA1 gene encoding Csa1p (ancestral locus Anc_7.531), giving the protein MVLQSINEFFRNVINGGSQKGKQLASTEPPKRMLRSKKKDLGTHTEGKQLRRKRLKRKGYRQPRRMGSILQYLRSVIQTMKGTDHQTSSLTKRHMDPRRRELLKARVLKSEEVKRNRLQNGQHRSHHRHNHEPKQKQKHNHSIDLGDKSVSSIEPGDIRQESVIDQTVEFAQLKERIGELETQMESLTKDLNIAQERNALFQTLLDDAHLDSIGGYMKSRRDIKNLVKSPSRMTLTLPTHHDLAPLSPKRRSSQMTTQPPGKPLVTSSPIRKPMTIATNMFSSPIHVERAPPVKKEDPALPPPVLEYRDS; this is encoded by the coding sequence ATGGTTCTCCAGTCAATCAACGAGTTTTTTAGAAATGTCATTAATGGCGGTTCACAAAAGGGAAAGCAGCTTGCTTCTACGGAACCACCAAAACGAATGCTCAGGAGTAAGAAGAAAGATCTAGGAACCCATACTGAGGGAAAACAACTAAGGAGGAAACGTTTGAAGAGGAAAGGATACAGACAACCAAGGAGAATGGGCTCGATTCTACAATATTTAAGATCTGTGATCCAGACTATGAAGGGGACTGACCATCAAACGAGCTCTTTGACTAAAAGGCATATGGATCCCAGGAGAAGAGAACTTTTGAAGGCACGAGTACTTAAATCAGAAGAGGTTAAAAGGAATCGACTTCAAAATGGACAACATAGAAGCCATCATAGACATAACCATGAGCCAAAGCAGAAACAGAAACACAATCATTCCATCGATCTTGGTGATAAATCCGTGTCCTCTATTGAGCCTGGAGATATCCGACAGGAGTCAGTAATTGACCAGACAGTGGAATTTGcacaattgaaagagaGAATTGGCGAATTAGAAACACAAATGGAAAGTTTGACCAAAGATCTCAACATAGCGCAGGAACGTAATGCGTTATTTCAAACATTACTGGATGACGCCCATTTAGATTCCATTGGAGGGTACATGAAATCTCGCAGAGACATAAAGAACCTTGTCAAATCTCCTTCCCGAATGACGTTAACTCTACCCACCCATCACGACCTGGCACCATTGTCTCCAAAGAGACGTAGCTCGCAAATGACAACGCAACCGCCAGGTAAGCCCCTAGTGACCTCCAGTCCCATCAGGAAACCCATGACAATAGCCACTAACATGTTTTCTTCCCCCATCCATGTCGAGAGAGCTCCTCCTGTTAAGAAAGAGGACCCGGCCCTTCCACCGCCGGTGTTAGAGTACCGGGATTCTTAG
- the DPB2 gene encoding DNA polymerase epsilon noncatalytic subunit (ancestral locus Anc_7.532): MFTSGKVLPVKIQPPLLRPLAYRVLSKKYGLSIKSDGLSALAEFVGNTMGSDWKRSPETLNFLELFASVWKQQERGLFVDKAGVLEVVCELKEREKTNIQESTQQRDNNKGTNDYSRKGKTLDNFLTGAANNNNLEENESLNSDTSDLMLPHNSSLSPIPLNESDLPMDLENDELPENNTHSQQQQQQLNWKDYFKVINVSEQQKFTYNANKMQFQFCPINTNTSVIKLPTTQTNVTIFPTRYYLIRDRVMRNENFQNDDTFNPLSSMMHLKEELQESGGNVNITSFMSITPIKNLLGRDGMNFLLLGLLKKNTRGNWALEDPSGSIEIEISQTIPTKGLYYVPGCIVLAEGIYFSVGNKFHVTSMTHPPGERRETTLEAIGNLDLLGVHGASNENYIARLDNDLKIRLHFLEKELEDHRFVILGGDLFLDELATLEALKKTFTKLEEDPPTLLIFQGSFTSVPVHASMTSRNVSATTQYKNNFDTLAGLLSTFENIINGSTLIFIPGPNDPWSSMVSLGATGIFPQKPIPTYFTQKMNRVCKHIIWGSNPTRIAYLSQEVVISRDNLVERFKRNSVIFPTVEETREQRLQEVEERLQNISIDETVSIDELVKDKDQKNLKVQETRKIVKTILDQGHLSPFTTNIRPLFWDLDYSLTLYPIPTTLIMCDTSAPQFDLTYNGCKSINPGRFIIKRRARYLEYKPSQKTVVQQEVYF; the protein is encoded by the coding sequence ATGTTCACCTCTGGGAAAGTACTTCCTGTAAAAATTCAACCCCCTCTCTTAAGACCATTGGCTTATAGAGTCCTGTCGAAGAAATATGGTCTAAGTATTAAATCTGATGGCTTATCTGCATTGGCTGAATTTGTCGGCAATACAATGGGATCTGATTGGAAAAGAAGTCCTGaaacattaaattttttggAATTGTTTGCATCTGTTTGGAAACAACAGGAGCGGGGATTGTTCGTGGATAAAGCTGGTGTGTTGGAAGTCGTATGCGAGTTAAAAGAACGTGAAAAGACTAACATCCAGGAATCAACGCAACAGAGGGATAACAATAAGGGTACTAATGATTATAGCAGAAAAGGTAAGACTCTTGACAACTTTCTTACGGGAGCTgcaaataacaataatcTCGAGGAGAATGAAAGTTTGAACTCGGACACCTCTGATCTAATGCTTCCACATAATTCTTCCCTGTCTCCAATACCACTAAATGAGAGTGATTTACCAATGGATcttgaaaatgatgaacttCCTGAAAATAATACTCATTcgcaacagcaacaacagcaatTGAATTGGAAGGATTATTTTAAAGTTATTAACGTATCTGAGCAACAAAAATTTACTTACAATGCCAATAAGATgcaattccaattttgtCCAATAAACACAAATACGTCAGTTATTAAACTACCAACAACCCAAACAAATGTCACAATTTTCCCTACTAGATACTATTTAATCAGGGATAGAGTTATGAGAAAtgaaaactttcaaaatgatgataCCTTTAATCCTCTATCATCAATGATGCATTTAAAAGAGGAACTACAAGAATCGGGTGGAAATGTAAATATTACCTCTTTTATGTCTATAACACCAATTAAAAATCTACTAGGCCGCGATGGTATGAACTTTTTACTATTAGGGctattaaagaaaaatacaaGAGGTAATTGGGCCTTAGAAGATCCTTCTGGGAgcattgaaattgaaatatcCCAAACTATCCCAACTAAAGGGCTGTATTATGTTCCGGGCTGCATTGTATTGGCAGAAGGAATCTATTTTTCAGTGGGAAATAAGTTCCACGTTACCTCAATGACTCATCCACCAGGTGAAAGGAGGGAGACGACACTAGAAGCTATCGGTAACTTGGATTTATTGGGTGTTCACGGTGcatcaaatgaaaattaTATTGCTAGATtagataatgatttgaagatcAGATTACATTTCTTAGAGAAAGAGTTAGAAGATCATAGATTTGTCATCTTAGGAGGTGATTTGTTTTTAGACGAACTGGCAACTTTGGAGGCATTGAAAAAAACATTTACAAAGTTAGAAGAAGATCCTCCAACATTACTTATTTTCCAAGGTTCATTTACCTCTGTACCTGTTCATGCATCTATGACAAGTAGAAATGTCAGTGCGACTACtcaatataaaaataacTTCGATACTTTGGCGGGCTTATTATCAAcctttgaaaatatcattaacGGATCGACATTAATCTTTATACCCGGTCCTAATGATCCTTGGAGCTCAATGGTATCTCTCGGTGCAACTGGTATTTTCCCTCAAAAACCAATCCCCACATACTTTACACAAAAAATGAATAGAGTTTGTAAGCATATTATTTGGGGTTCCAATCCAACAAGAATTGCATATTTGTCTCAAGAAGTCGTTATTTCAAGAGATAATCTAGTGGAAAGATTCAAGAGAAATAGtgtaatttttccaacCGTGGAGGAAACTAGAGAACAACGACTACAAGAAGTAGAAGAAAGACTACAGAATATATCGATTGATGAGACTGTTTCGATTGATGAGTTGGTTAAGGACAAAGACCAGAAAAACTTAAAAGTACAAGAAACCAGAAAAATTGTCAAGACGATATTGGATCAAGGACACCTTTCACCATTCACTACAAATATACGCCCTCTCTTTTGGGATTTGGATTATTCCTTAACTTTATATCCGATACCAACTACCCTTATCATGTGTGATACATCAGCACCTCAATTTGACCTAACATACAATGGTTGTAAATCAATCAACCCAGGTCGATTTATTATAAAGAGGCGTGCTAGATATCTGGAATATAAACCGTCACAGAAAACAGTCGTTCAACAGGAAGTATACTTTTAG
- the BET2 gene encoding Rab geranylgeranyltransferase BET2 (ancestral locus Anc_7.533) — protein sequence MPMEFLKEKHIEYIKSLDAKQGDLEYWLSEHLRLNGVYWGLTALCILDAKDTFKKEDIVNFVLSCWVKSTGGFSPFPRHDAHLLTTLSGIQILSIYNSLDALTEEQIEKCVEFIKKNQLEDGSFQGDRFGEVDTRFIYTALSSLSILGRLTPEIVDPAVDYILKCYNFDGGFGLSPGSESHAAQAFTCLGALAVVGKVNKLSKSQIDKIGWWLCERQLPEGGLNGRPSKLPDVCYSWWVLSSLAIINKLNWIDYKKLRHFILSSQDTKRGGISDRPDNEVDVFHTLFGITGLSLMGFENLNPIDPVYCMPCEVTSKFKKYPY from the coding sequence ATGCCAATGGAATTTCTAAAAGAGAAGCATATCGAATATATTAAATCCTTAGATGCTAAGCAAGGAGATCTGGAGTACTGGTTGTCTGAGCATCTGCGTCTGAACGGCGTCTATTGGGGGCTTACGGCATTGTGCATTTTAGATGCTAAAGACACTTTTAAGAAAGAAGACATTGTTAATTTTGTCTTGTCATGTTGGGTGAAAAGTACTGGTGGGTTTAGTCCCTTTCCAAGACATGATGCTCATCTTTTGACTACATTGTCAGGCATTCAAATACTATCTATTTATAATTCTTTGGATGCGTTAACTGAAGagcaaattgaaaaatgcGTTGAATTCATTAAGAAGAACCAGCTAGAAGATGGATCATTCCAAGGAGACAGATTTGGTGAGGTTGACACACGATTTATTTATACAGCATTAAGTTCGTTATCTATTTTAGGAAGATTGACACCAGAAATAGTAGATCCCGCAGTTGATTACATCCTTAAGTGTTATAATTTTGATGGTGGATTTGGGCTATCACCTGGATCAGAATCCCACGCTGCTCAAGCCTTTACCTGTCTTGGTGCATTGGCTGTGGTTGGTAAAGtgaataaattatcaaagagtcaaattgataaaattggCTGGTGGCTTTGCGAAAGGCAACTTCCTGAAGGTGGACTTAATGGCCGACCAAGCAAGTTACCAGATGTATGTTATAGTTGGTGGGTTTTGTCATCCCTAGCAATTATTAACAAGTTAAACTGGATTGACTATAAGAAGTTAAGACATTTTATATTATCGAGCCAAGATACTAAGAGAGGTGGGATAAGTGATAGACCAGATAATGAAGTGGATGTGTTCCATACATTGTTTGGAATCACAGGATTGAGTTTAATGGGCTTCgaaaatttgaatcctATTGATCCTGTTTATTGTATGCCATGTGAGGTCACgtcaaaattcaaaaaatatccATATTGA
- the PRP4 gene encoding U4/U6-U5 snRNP complex subunit PRP4 (ancestral locus Anc_7.534): MGARRVNLEDIDVDIDYTVAGQEENVGTALRRLEFQRQQRLQLVPTDDLEVRTVLGLLNEPEETLNEDKFSRRERLAELLFNNEEHLNTYKNSSLYHGHSNPDPISSTDGSKIEEEDEDFYTPATAKLIEARKFILPYSIDRSMKRLQSMKERALNFDIGKEINTRRQLNQHLEKMQLVGSQIVSIRPISKVCLMSDNALCATGSWAGDIKILDTKTLDVISGIENGHDGKIGGLAWNSTNTHLVSGADDCLVKIHSFDPDVKIIKELTALQGHTGRVVNVDFHPSGRFVASASFDMTWRLWDIESETELQFQEGHGKEVYSLSFQNDGALLCSGGLDNAAIVWDVRTGKSIMNLQGHAKPIYSVDWSPDGYHIATGGGDGVINIWDIRKTTETTRLLAHNNIVTGVRFQKSTGHCLVSCGYDKQIRIYSSDNWIQVKTLEGHTDKILDVDISEDAQLIVSSGWDRSLKLWKQE, from the coding sequence ATGGGAGCTAGGAGAGTTAACTTGGAAGATATAGATGTTGATATTGACTACACCGTTGCTGGTCaggaagaaaatgttgGCACCGCCCTAAGAAGATTGGAATTCCAACGACAACAGAGATTGCAACTGGTACCCACCGATGATCTCGAGGTCCGTACTGTGTTAGGTTTGCTAAACGAACCAGAAGAAACTCTCAACGAGGATAAATTTAGTCGAAGAGAACGACTAGCAGAATTACTATTCAATAACGAAGAACATTTGAATACTTACAAGAATTCAAGTCTTTATCATGGGCATAGTAACCCAGATCCTATCAGCAGCACAGATGGAAGTAAAatagaggaagaagatgaagatttctATACCCCTGCTACTGCTAAATTGATAGAAGCAAGAAAATTTATCCTGCCTTACTCTATTGATAGATCCATGAAACGTCTTCAATCAATGAAGGAAAGGGCATTAAACTTTGACATAGGAAAAGAGATAAACACAAGGAGACAACTCAACcaacatttggaaaaaatgCAGTTGGTAGGTTCACAGATCGTATCTATAAGGCCAATATCGAAGGTCTGTTTAATGTCGGATAATGCCTTATGTGCCACGGGAAGTTGGGCTGGagatattaaaattttggaTACCAAAACATTAGATGTAATCTCTGGTATTGAGAATGGTCACGATGGGAAAATTGGTGGTCTTGCTTGGAACAGTACAAATACACATCTGGTTTCAGGTGCTGACGATTGCCTGGTTAAAATACATTCTTTTGATCCTGATGTAAAGATAATAAAGGAGTTGACGGCGTTGCAGGGTCATACTGGACGTGTAGTAAATGTAGATTTCCATCCTTCTGGACGATTCGTTGCTAGTGCTTCATTTGATATGACCTGGAGGTTGTGGGATATAGAAAGTGAAACTGAATTACAATTTCAAGAAGGTCATGGTAAAGAAGTTTATTCCTTgtcatttcaaaatgatgGCGCCCTTCTTTGTAGCGGTGGGCTTGATAATGCTGCAATAGTATGGGACGTTAGAACTGGAAAATCAATTATGAACCTACAAGGTCATGCAAAACCTATATATTCAGTGGATTGGTCACCTGACGGCTATCATATTGCAACCGGTGGTGGAGATGGGGTTATAAATATATGGGATATAAGAAAAACGACGGAAACTACCAGACTTCTTGCACATAATAATATCGTTACTGGAGTACGCTTCCAGAAATCTACTGGTCATTGCTTGGTGTCGTGCGGTTATGACAAGCAGATCCGTATATACAGTTCTGATAACTGGATTCAAGTAAAAACATTGGAAGGACATACAGATAAGATTCTAGATGTGGATATCTCCGAAGATGCTCAATTAATTGTTAGCAGCGGTTGGGATCGATCGTTGAAGTTGTGGAAACAAGAGTAG